Proteins from one Gossypium raimondii isolate GPD5lz chromosome 8, ASM2569854v1, whole genome shotgun sequence genomic window:
- the LOC105791629 gene encoding 4-hydroxy-tetrahydrodipicolinate synthase, chloroplastic: protein MAILKSYGVRLRESTPQFPRPNLCDNYKRRNVKWRSPQAAVIPNFHLPMRSFEVKNRTSADDIKSLRLITAIKTPYLPDGRFDLEAYDDLMHMQIENGAEAVIVGGTTGEGQLMSWDEHIMLIGHTVNCFGGSIKVIGNTGSNSTREAIHATEQGFAVGMHAALHINPYYGKTSLDGLISHFDSVLPMGPTIIYNVPSRTGQDIPPHVINNVAQSPNLAGIKECVGNDRIEQYTGNGIVVWSGNDDQCHDARWSHGATGVISVTSNLVPGLMRELMFGGKNPSLNAKLLPLIEWLFQEPNPVGLNTALAQLGVVRPVFRLPYVPLPLEKRVGFVNLVKEIGRENFVGKNDVQVLDDDDFILVGRY, encoded by the exons ATGGCTATTTTGAAGAGCTATGGCGTGCGTTTGAGAGAGTCTACGCCCCAGTTTCCGCGTCCCAATCTCTGCGATAACTACAAGAG GAGAAATGTAAAATGGAGATCCCCACAAGCTGCCGTAATTCCTAATTTCCATCTCCCAATGCGTAGTTTTGAGGTTAAAAACAG GACATCAGCGGACGATATTAAATCTCTTCGATTGATAACAGCCATCAAAACCCCTTATCTACCCGATGGAAGGTTTGATCTCGAAGCATACGATGACTTGATGCATATGCAAATTGAAAACGGTGCAGAAGCTGTAATTGTTGGTGGCACAACCGGTGAGGGCCAGCTGATGAGCTGGGACGAACACATAATGCTTATTGGTCATACAGTCAACTGTTTTGGTGGATCGATTAAGGTAATCGGAAACACTGGAAGCAACTCAACCAGGGAAGCGATTCATGCCACTGAACAAGGTTTTGCTGTTGGAATGCATGCTGCTCTTCACATCAATCCATATTACGGCAAAACATCTCTGGATGGCCTGATTTCTCACTTCGATAGTGTGCTGCCAATGGGACCTACCATCATATACAATGTACCATCACGAACTGGCCAAGACATTCCCCCACATGTCATAAACAACGTAGCACAGAGTCCCAACTTGGCTGGTATTAAAGAATGCGTTGGAAATGACCGAATTGAGCAGTACACAGGTAATGGAATTGTAGTATGGAGTGGGAATGATGATCAGTGTCATGATGCTAGGTGGAGCCACGGGGCTACCGGGGTGATTTCTGTTACAAGCAACCTTGTCCCGGGTTTGATGCGAGAACTCATGTTTGGAGGTAAAAACCCCTCACTTAATGCGAAGCTCTTACCTCTAATCGAGTGGCTCTTTCAAGAGCCTAACCCCGTTGGGCTTAACACGGCCCTTGCGCAACTTGGCGTTGTGAGGCCAGTTTTCAGGTTACCGTATGTACCACTTCCATTGGAAAAGAGGGTAGGATTTGTTAATCTGGTCAAGGAAATTGGGCGGGAGAATTTCGTAGGAAAAAATGATGTTCAAGTTCTTGATGATGATGACTTCATCTTGGTTGGGCGGTATTAG